The following DNA comes from Novipirellula caenicola.
CTGCGTCTCGACGGCAAGGAGCGTTTTAGATGCCGACGCGTAATCTCGCGAAAATCTTCAGGCCCAAAAAGGTTGCCGTCATCGGCGCCAGCAACCGCGACGAAAGCGTCGGGCAGCGAGCGCTGCGGAACTTGATCGCTGGTGGATTTGCCGGTGATATCTATCCTGTCAACGCGAACTACAGCGAGCTCGAGGGGCATCGGTGTTATCGATCGCTAGCCGAGATTGACGTCAGCGGTGGCCCGGTCGATCTCGCGATCATCTGCACTCCCGCGGCCAGTGTCCCCAATGTGGTCCGGCAATGTGGCGAGTCGGGTGTCTTGGGAGTGGTGATACTGTCGGCCGGTTTTCGCGAAGTGGGCAGTCAGGGCGAGCAGATTGAGGCCGAGATTCGCAAGACGGCAAAGGGATTCGAAGGGCTGCGGATTATCGGTCCTAACTCGCTCGGTTTGATGTCGCCCTACCATCAATTGAATGCCAGCTTTGCAGCGGACGTTGCCACGCGTGGACGAGTCGCTTTTATCTCTCAGTCGGGCGCCCTGTGTGCTTCCGTTTTGGATTGGGCGGCGCGCGAAGGGATCGGATTTTCTCATTTCGTGTCGATCGGCAACATGCTCGATGTAGGCGTAGCCGACTTGATCGACTATTTCGCCCAAGATCGTTGGACGGATTCGATCATCTTGTATGTGGAATCGATTGCGCACGCTCGTCAATTCATGTCGGCCGCTCGCGCGTTCACTCGCAACAAGCCGATCATCGTCTACAAGGCGGGACGTTTTGACGAATCGCAAAAGGCAGCGGCGACTCACACCGGTGCCATGATTGGATCGGAAAACGCTTACGAGGCCGCACTGACTCGCGCTGGTGCGGTTCGTGTTTTGGAACTTGCCGATCTATTTGACTGTGCCGAGTTGCTGGCTCGACAAGAAGCTCCCGCAGGACCTCGGCTTGCGATCGTCACGAACGCGGGTGGTCCCGGTGTGATGGCCGTCGATGCGCTGCTGCAGCGAAACGGCTCGCTTGCGGAACTGAGCGACACAAGTCTCGAGAAACTCGATGCTTTGTTGCCGCCGGCATGGTCACACGGCAATCCGATCGACGTGCTAAGCGACGCCGATGCGTCGCGTTTTGGCGACGCGGTCGCCGTGGCACTTGCGGACAAAAACGTCGATGGCGTCCTTGTGGTTTTGTCGCCACAAATTTGGACGTTGCCCCTGGAAACCGCCGATGCGGTCATCGAAGCCGCCAAACGATCTCGCAAACCGGTACTGACCACGTGGCTGGGAGGTTTGCGGGTGCAAACCGGAATCGAACAACTCCGGCAAGCTGGCGTGCCCACTTACGCGACGCCGGAAAAAGCGGTCGCATCGTTCATGTATTTAGTCAAGTATGCTCGCAACCGCAGCATGCTTTACGAGACGCCTCGTTCGGTGCCCATCGGATTTCAAATTGATCGCGATCATCTGCAGACGATTTTTCGTGAACGAGTCGCGGCGTGCGACGGTGATTCGCAGGACTATGAAACGCTTTCCGAATTGGATTCAAAAACGATGTTGGCCGCATACGGCATCCCCGTTTGCGAAACGTATGCTGCGAGTGACCAAGCCGCTGCACTTCAAATCGCCGACGAGATTGGCTATCCGGTCGTGATGAAAATTCACTCGCCGTCGATCGTTCACAAAAGTGATGTCGGCGGAGTCGCGTTGAACTTGATTGACCGAAGTGCCGCGGCCAAGGCATATGACCAGATCATGCGGCAAACGCAACAGAAACGTCCCGATGCAAGGATTGATGGCGTTACGGTTCAGCGAATGATGGTGGGCCCGTTGGGGCGAGAGCTCTTTGTCGGCTCAAAACAAGGCCCGGTGTTTGGCAGTGTGCTGATGGTAGGGCTGGGCGGCACTGCGACCGAATTGTTGTGGGACCGAACGTTTGAACTGCCCCCGCTGAGCGAACGGTTGGCGCGGCGGATGCTCGAGTCGCTACGGGCGTGGCCGCTGTTGGGGGCGTATCGGGGCCAAGCTCCCGTGGATCTGGATCGCTTGATCGAAGTGCTGATGCGGATCAGCTATCTCGTGGCCGATGCCCCTGAGATTATGGAATTGGATATCAATCCGCTGTTGGCGACGCCGACCGAAGTGGTGGCATTGGATGCGAGAATTGCGTTTCAGCGGGATGCTGTGCTGCACCCTCGTTCGCCCTACTCGCACCTTGCGATCTGTCCCTACCCGACTCAGTTCACTCGTCCACTAAAATTGTCCAGCGGTGTCGGCGTCTTGTTGCGAGCGATTCAGCCCGAAGACGAACCGATGTGGTGTGAGTTGATTGCCGGGTGTTCGGCCGAGTCGATTCAGATGCGGTTTCGCTATATGTTTCGTTCGGCAACCCACGAGCTCGCGTCACGCTATTGCTTTAACGATTACGATCGCGAGATTGCGATTGTCGCCGAAGTGAATCATGACGGACGCAATAAGCTCGCCGGAGTAGGGCGACTGGTGGCCGATGCCGATCATCATGAAGCGGAGTTTGCCATTTTGGTGGGCGATGCTTGGCAGGGGCACGGGCTCGGTGCTGCATTGATGGATTACTGTTTACAGATCAGCAAACAAATGAAGTGGAAGCGAATCGTGGCCGAGGTCGCACCGCAAAACCGCCGCATCTTGGACATGTTTGCGTCGCGAGGCTTTACGCTTGACCGGCGGATCGGCGCCGACGTTGTCATCGCCAAGAAAGTGCTGTAGCTGCAGGGCACTGGGTAATTTGCGGAACCCTGGACGATCACACTCACATAGCTGGTGAAACCAACCAGCCGCTCTCGTCGTTCCGCCAAACCGGAGGTTTTGTTGTAGAAGCCTCGTTAGCTCTCTTCCATTAGAATTTCCAGATGATTGCTCACGCTTTCGGCTAACGCATGGGGGTGGTAGCCTCCTTCGAGCGTGCTGACGATCCGTCCGCCGGTGTATTGTTTTGCCACCTCGACAATGTCTTGCGTGATCAAGGTAAAGTCATCGCTCGATAGCCCGAGTGATCCGATGGGGTCGAGTCGGTGGCTGTCAAAGCCCGCGCTAACCATCAGCAAATGGGGAGGATTTTTTTCAGCAAGACTCAACATGGCATCGCGAAAGTTTTGCCGTTGGGTTTCTGCGGAGGTACCAAATTTGATCGGCAAGTTGATGGTCGTGCCAGCGGCTTCCCCTAGTCCTGTTTCGTCTTCGCTACCGCTGTAGGGATAAAGCGGAGAGCGATGCATCGAGAGAAAACTGACTCGCGGGTCGGCATAGAAGATATCTTGAGTGCCATTGCCGTGGTGGACGTCAAAGTCGACGATCATGACATGTTCAAGCCCTAGTGTCTGGGTGGCCACGCGGGCTCCGATAGCGACATTGTTGAACAGGCAGAATCCCATCGCTTGATCGGCAGTGGCATGGTGGCCGGGGGGGCGGACCAAGCAGAGTGCGGTCTTGTCTTCGCCGGCAACCACCCGCTGGACGGCATCCACGACGGCTCCCGCGGCCAGCGTCGCGGCATCGTACGACCGCGGGCTGACGACCGTGTCTTCATCGATCGCACCACCCCCACGCTCACACAAGCTGCGAACCGCTTGGATATGGTCGGCGGTGTGGACGAGTCTCAGCTGCTGGATCGACGCGGGGGCCCACGCCGGTCGTTGGCAGACCGCATCGAGCCCGAGAAAGTTCAGCCGCCGCATCACCGTCGCCAATCGTCCCGCATTCTCGGGATGTTCGCCGGTGTCGTGTTCTTGAAACAGATAGTCGTAATAAAGCAGTGTCATAAGCCTTTGAATCCCTACGCGTGCCTTCATTATGCACCGAGATTCTTTGGATTGTCACTTGGCTTCACGCGGCTAGGTGAGTACACTTCGCAGTGAAGCCCCAGCATTTCGTCAAGATTTTCTGGGGATGGTGGTCGAAAATAAGCGAGTAACGCGGATTTTTCGAATAAGTGTGGAGCGTTTTGCTTCGTAGAGTCTTATTTGAAACGGACGCGTTTTTCGGCCAAACGGGATTTCTGATCGCAGAGTTGGACCCTCTTGCTACCCCGTAAAATGGGTGCCGGCACATTCGCCGCACAAAATTGCTGCCAACTATCGGTTGTGTTAACCGCTCTGGAAAGCTGTCGGCGTCGACGATTCGACGCTCCGGATTCTGTGACTTTCTTGTTTGTCCAGAGTTATCGTCCTGCACGGGCGGTCAAACGTTTCCCCTTTGTCGTGGTTGTCGCGTTCCTGTTGGAAAGCACGACACGGACATCTGCGGATTCAAACACAACGATTACTCCATCTGCCCATTTTAGACCGACGCGGCTTGCATTGAATGCCGAGCGGCGGTCACGCCTGTTCCGAAGTGTTTCGGTTGGCAATGAGGCGTCGATGGATCCCCAAAAACAATCTTCTTAGGAAAACTTTTTTGAAGACATTTGACGAACTCGATTTGATTGCTCCCCTGAAACGCGCAATTGCCGACGAGAAATACACCACGCCGACCCCCATCCAAGCACAAACCATCCCCGCAGCACTCGAAGGACGCGATGTCCTCGGCTGTGCTCAAACCGGAACCGGAAAAACCGCTGCCTTTGCCTTGCCGATCTTGAATGAAATCGGTGGCGAACATCGTAAAGCGGCTCCAAATCGGCCTTTGGTCCTCGTGCTTGCTCCGACACGAGAGCTTGCCATTCAAATTGGCGAAAGCTTTGCCACCTACGGCAAACATCTGCGTCTACGACAGGTGTTGGTCTATGGAGGCGTTAGCCAAGGCAACCAAGTTCGCGCGTTGAATCGCGGTGCCCATATTTTGGTTGCGACTCCGGGCCGTTTGATTGATTTGATGGATCAAGGGCACATTGATCTTCGCCAGCTCGAGATGTTCGTCTTGGACGAAGCCGATCGCATGCTCGACATGGGCTTTCTGCCTGCACTTCGCCGCATCATCAGCGAGCTGCCGAATCGTCGCCAATCGCTGTTTTTCTCTGCGACCATGCCGCCAAAAATCACCGAGCTTTCGCAAAGTTTGTTGCGTGATCCGGTGACCGTGAATGTGACTCCGAAATCGACAAGCGTCGAACGCATTGCCCAACAGCTGTACTTCGTCGAAAAGGGCGGAAAGCTGAAGTTGTTGGAAAAAATCTTGGTCGATGAAAAAGCGGATCGTGCGATCGTCTTTACTCGCACGAAGCGTGGCGCAAACGTATTGGCAGAAAAATTAGATCGCAACGGATTCAAAGCGGTCGCCATTCATGGCAACAAGTCACAAAGTGCTCGGCAACGTGCACTCGAAGCATTCCGGCGTAACAAGGTCCAAGTTCTCGTGGCGACCGACGTTGCGGCACGAGGAATCGATATTGATGGCGTCACGCACGTGGTCAATTACGACATCCCCAATGAACCCGAAAGCTACGTACACCGCATCGGGCGAACCGGTCGTGCGGGAGCGGAAGGGGTCGCAATCTCGTTTTGCAGCGATGCGGAGCGAGGCGAACTGCGGGAAATCGAGAAATTTATTAGCTTGAAATTGCCGCTGGCACCCAATCAACCGCCACAGCAACCACGCGATCCCAATGCGGCCAAACCTAAATCGGGCAAAGGGGCTCGTCGTGCTCCGTTCCGCGGTGGAGGCCGAGCCAATCGCAGCGGATCCCATGCGGCCGCCGCGGGCAGCCAGACGAGTCGCCGCCCCAGACGCAAACAACGCGCAAAACAAATCAACTAAGTTTTTTGTTAGAAAAGCCCGCCCTGCGGCGGTGAAAACAGGCAATAGGAAGCAATTCGCTTTAATCCCCGTCATTAAAGCAGCACGACCGAACGATCCCTTTTTGGAGAGAGACTATCGCAAAAAACCAAAATACCTTCGCCAAGCGACAACGCGAAATGGAGAAGAAGTACAAGGCTCAGGAAAAGCTGAACCGACGTGCACAACGCAAGCTGGATCAAGAGAATGGAGTCGTTCCGGTCGTTGCAATCGACGAAGAATCCGAAGAAGATTTGGATAACGACGTTTAAATTGCAACAACACCCCGATTGATTTGATATAATCGACCCCGCTAAGGATGGTTTATTACCTACGAGGACGGAGTCGTTAACGTAGACCTCGGTGCAGTTCGATTCGCAGGAACGTTTCTTGTGATTGAAAACGGCACAATTGTTTTGAGAGTATTGGAAGAAGAAGAGATGGCAGAAGGCAAAATCAAGCGAGTTACCGACAAGGGATTTGGTTTCATTGAAACCGACTCGGGTAGCGACATGTTCTTTCATAGTTCCGCACTGGAAGGTGTGAACTATGATGACCTACGCGAAGGTCAACTCGTTTCGTACAACGTGGGCAGCGGACCGAAGGGCCCTCGTGCTGAAAACGTACAACTTGTCGAAGATTGATTGATCAATCTGATCGATATTTAACATAAGCACCGAGAGCCTAAAAAACTCTCGGTGTTTTTTTATGCGCCGATCACCCAAGCAGGCAACATCGGAATTGGCAGCATCGCAGCAGTTGGCGGGGCCCGGCAACCGAGTTCACATCCAGTTGAGGATCTCGACCAGCATCGGCCCCAGGATCGTGATCATGACCAAGGCGACGGGGTAGGCCGCGACATAGCTGGTAACCGGTTGGCTTGATTCGGTCGAGCCGGTGAGTACCGCAAGCCCAGGGGTCGAGGTCATGCCGCCGCACGTGGCGCCGAGATTTTGTAGCAGCGATAAACCGAAACCGAATCGCGCCATGCAGTAGCCGATTAGCAGCGGAAAACACACGATCGCAAGTGCGACGAAACAGAGGATCAATCCATGTTGCGCCAGCACGGGCCCGACATTTTTACCAGCCTTGATTCCGGCGTCCGCTAAAAACAACGCCAACCCGCCTTCGGTCATCAACAGCATCGCCGCGGGAGGAAAGGCGCCGCGGATCGGTCCGATCTTGCGAAAATGACCCAGCAGCAGTCCGACCATCAACGGACCTCCGGCGATACCAAGTGAAATCGTCAAACCGGCTAAATCCAATTCGGCATGCCCGACAAAAATCCCGATGGCAATTCCGATCACCACCGATAATAGGTCGGTCTCGTCCAGCGTCCGTGGACGATGGCCGACGATCGGTTCGATTTTGGCAAGGTTGGCCGATTCGCCGACCAAGGTGAGACGGTCGCCAAATAGGATCTGTGTTTGGGAGGAGGGAACAAACTCGATCTCGTATCGGCGGATTCGCGCGACGGTGACTCCGTAGCGTGAACGAAGCCTCAGCGCTTTGAGCGTGTGGCCGTAGATCTCCGGTGATGTGACGACCACCGTTTTGCGTTCGTGGTCTGCATCCAAAATTGCTTTTTCTTCTGCGTGCAATACCCCAAGCGTCTCGGCCACGCGAGCAATCTCGCCGTATTCACCGAGCAGCATCACGCGGTCCCCGATGGCGAATGCATAATCCGGCGGCGTCGGGATCCACCTCGAATGGACCAAGACACGCGAGATTTGGCAGCGAGAATTCGAAAGCACTTCGACTTGGCTTGGCCGTTTTCCCACAATGCCTGGATTGACGATCTCGACCATGCGTCGCTGGATCGTCGTATCTTGCGCCGTTTCGGATTGGCCGTTTGATGAGCTGGGGG
Coding sequences within:
- a CDS encoding histone deacetylase, with protein sequence MTLLYYDYLFQEHDTGEHPENAGRLATVMRRLNFLGLDAVCQRPAWAPASIQQLRLVHTADHIQAVRSLCERGGGAIDEDTVVSPRSYDAATLAAGAVVDAVQRVVAGEDKTALCLVRPPGHHATADQAMGFCLFNNVAIGARVATQTLGLEHVMIVDFDVHHGNGTQDIFYADPRVSFLSMHRSPLYPYSGSEDETGLGEAAGTTINLPIKFGTSAETQRQNFRDAMLSLAEKNPPHLLMVSAGFDSHRLDPIGSLGLSSDDFTLITQDIVEVAKQYTGGRIVSTLEGGYHPHALAESVSNHLEILMEES
- a CDS encoding aspartate:alanine exchanger family transporter is translated as MSPLVILLCIIAAGLFIGRLSILGISFGTSAILFVALLVGHFGWTIPDGFGTLGLALFVYCVGVSAGPTFFRGLASRGKVMACLGAMIVVTGATVTWCSAKLLDLPADLAGGLMAGAMTSTPALGAISESVEDPAAVAVGFGVAYPIGIISVVLFVQLAFKWASPESIAPSSSNGQSETAQDTTIQRRMVEIVNPGIVGKRPSQVEVLSNSRCQISRVLVHSRWIPTPPDYAFAIGDRVMLLGEYGEIARVAETLGVLHAEEKAILDADHERKTVVVTSPEIYGHTLKALRLRSRYGVTVARIRRYEIEFVPSSQTQILFGDRLTLVGESANLAKIEPIVGHRPRTLDETDLLSVVIGIAIGIFVGHAELDLAGLTISLGIAGGPLMVGLLLGHFRKIGPIRGAFPPAAMLLMTEGGLALFLADAGIKAGKNVGPVLAQHGLILCFVALAIVCFPLLIGYCMARFGFGLSLLQNLGATCGGMTSTPGLAVLTGSTESSQPVTSYVAAYPVALVMITILGPMLVEILNWM
- a CDS encoding bifunctional acetate--CoA ligase family protein/GNAT family N-acetyltransferase; amino-acid sequence: MPTRNLAKIFRPKKVAVIGASNRDESVGQRALRNLIAGGFAGDIYPVNANYSELEGHRCYRSLAEIDVSGGPVDLAIICTPAASVPNVVRQCGESGVLGVVILSAGFREVGSQGEQIEAEIRKTAKGFEGLRIIGPNSLGLMSPYHQLNASFAADVATRGRVAFISQSGALCASVLDWAAREGIGFSHFVSIGNMLDVGVADLIDYFAQDRWTDSIILYVESIAHARQFMSAARAFTRNKPIIVYKAGRFDESQKAAATHTGAMIGSENAYEAALTRAGAVRVLELADLFDCAELLARQEAPAGPRLAIVTNAGGPGVMAVDALLQRNGSLAELSDTSLEKLDALLPPAWSHGNPIDVLSDADASRFGDAVAVALADKNVDGVLVVLSPQIWTLPLETADAVIEAAKRSRKPVLTTWLGGLRVQTGIEQLRQAGVPTYATPEKAVASFMYLVKYARNRSMLYETPRSVPIGFQIDRDHLQTIFRERVAACDGDSQDYETLSELDSKTMLAAYGIPVCETYAASDQAAALQIADEIGYPVVMKIHSPSIVHKSDVGGVALNLIDRSAAAKAYDQIMRQTQQKRPDARIDGVTVQRMMVGPLGRELFVGSKQGPVFGSVLMVGLGGTATELLWDRTFELPPLSERLARRMLESLRAWPLLGAYRGQAPVDLDRLIEVLMRISYLVADAPEIMELDINPLLATPTEVVALDARIAFQRDAVLHPRSPYSHLAICPYPTQFTRPLKLSSGVGVLLRAIQPEDEPMWCELIAGCSAESIQMRFRYMFRSATHELASRYCFNDYDREIAIVAEVNHDGRNKLAGVGRLVADADHHEAEFAILVGDAWQGHGLGAALMDYCLQISKQMKWKRIVAEVAPQNRRILDMFASRGFTLDRRIGADVVIAKKVL
- a CDS encoding DEAD/DEAH box helicase — its product is MKTFDELDLIAPLKRAIADEKYTTPTPIQAQTIPAALEGRDVLGCAQTGTGKTAAFALPILNEIGGEHRKAAPNRPLVLVLAPTRELAIQIGESFATYGKHLRLRQVLVYGGVSQGNQVRALNRGAHILVATPGRLIDLMDQGHIDLRQLEMFVLDEADRMLDMGFLPALRRIISELPNRRQSLFFSATMPPKITELSQSLLRDPVTVNVTPKSTSVERIAQQLYFVEKGGKLKLLEKILVDEKADRAIVFTRTKRGANVLAEKLDRNGFKAVAIHGNKSQSARQRALEAFRRNKVQVLVATDVAARGIDIDGVTHVVNYDIPNEPESYVHRIGRTGRAGAEGVAISFCSDAERGELREIEKFISLKLPLAPNQPPQQPRDPNAAKPKSGKGARRAPFRGGGRANRSGSHAAAAGSQTSRRPRRKQRAKQIN
- a CDS encoding cold-shock protein, producing the protein MAEGKIKRVTDKGFGFIETDSGSDMFFHSSALEGVNYDDLREGQLVSYNVGSGPKGPRAENVQLVED